From Paracoccus aminovorans, one genomic window encodes:
- the lepA gene encoding translation elongation factor 4, producing the protein MTDLDLIRNFSIVAHIDHGKSTLADRLIQMTGTVAERDMKAQLLDSMDIERERGITIKANTVRIEYPARDGRHYVLNLIDTPGHVDFAYEVSRSMRAVEGSLLVVDASQGVEAQTLANVYQAIDAGHEIVPVLNKIDLPAAEPERVKENIEEVIGIDASDAIPISAKTGLGIPDVLEAIVTRLPAPKGDRNAPLKAMLVDSWYDAYLGVVVMIRVMDGVIKKGDRIRMMQTNAVYGIDKLAVLRPQMQDIAELGPGEIGVLTASIKQVRDTRVGDTITHERKGTDTPLPGFKPAQPVVFCGLFPVDANDFEALRDAIEKLALNDASFSYEMETSAALGFGFRCGFLGLLHLEVIRDRLEREYDLDLITTAPSVVFKLHMKDGEVRDLHNPADMPDLTYVDHIEEPRIKATIMVPDEYLGDVLKLCQDRRGIQMDLTYAGSRAMVVYDLPLAEVVFDFYDRLKSVTKGYASFDYQLSEYREDFLVKMSILVNDEPVDALSIMVHRDRAESRGRVMVEKLKELIPRHMFKIPIQAAIGSRVIARETLSAMRKDVTAKCYGGDATRKKKLLEKQKAGKKKMRQFGKVEIPQTAFIQALKMDG; encoded by the coding sequence ATGACCGACCTTGACCTCATCCGCAATTTCTCGATCGTGGCCCATATCGACCACGGCAAATCCACCCTGGCCGACCGCCTGATCCAGATGACGGGGACAGTGGCCGAACGCGACATGAAGGCCCAGCTGCTCGACAGCATGGACATCGAGCGCGAGCGGGGCATCACCATCAAGGCCAACACGGTGCGGATCGAATATCCGGCCAGGGACGGCAGGCATTACGTGCTGAACCTGATCGACACCCCCGGCCACGTCGATTTCGCCTATGAGGTCAGCCGCTCGATGCGGGCGGTCGAGGGCTCGCTTCTGGTCGTCGATGCCTCGCAGGGGGTCGAGGCGCAGACGCTGGCCAACGTCTACCAGGCCATCGACGCCGGGCACGAGATCGTGCCGGTGCTGAACAAGATCGACCTGCCGGCCGCGGAGCCCGAGCGGGTCAAGGAGAACATCGAGGAAGTCATCGGCATCGACGCCTCGGACGCGATCCCGATCTCGGCCAAGACCGGGCTTGGCATTCCCGACGTGCTGGAGGCCATCGTCACCCGCCTGCCCGCCCCCAAGGGCGACCGCAACGCGCCGCTGAAGGCGATGCTGGTCGACAGCTGGTACGACGCCTATCTGGGCGTGGTGGTGATGATCCGCGTCATGGACGGGGTCATCAAGAAGGGCGACCGCATCCGCATGATGCAGACCAACGCGGTCTACGGTATCGACAAGCTTGCCGTGCTGCGCCCGCAGATGCAGGACATCGCCGAGCTGGGCCCGGGCGAGATCGGCGTCCTGACCGCCTCGATCAAGCAGGTCCGCGACACCCGTGTCGGCGATACCATCACCCACGAACGCAAGGGCACCGACACGCCGCTGCCGGGCTTCAAGCCCGCCCAGCCGGTGGTGTTCTGCGGCCTCTTCCCGGTCGACGCCAACGACTTCGAGGCCCTGCGCGACGCTATCGAGAAGCTGGCGCTGAACGACGCGAGCTTCTCCTACGAGATGGAGACGTCCGCAGCCTTGGGCTTCGGCTTTCGCTGCGGCTTCCTGGGCCTGCTGCACCTGGAGGTGATCCGCGACCGGCTGGAGCGCGAATACGACCTGGACCTGATCACCACCGCGCCCTCGGTGGTGTTCAAGCTGCACATGAAGGACGGCGAGGTGCGCGACCTGCACAACCCCGCCGACATGCCCGACCTGACCTATGTCGACCATATCGAGGAGCCGCGCATCAAGGCCACGATCATGGTGCCCGACGAATACCTGGGTGACGTGCTGAAGCTGTGCCAGGACCGCCGCGGCATCCAGATGGACCTGACCTATGCCGGCAGCCGCGCCATGGTGGTCTATGACCTGCCGCTGGCCGAGGTGGTGTTCGACTTCTACGACCGGCTGAAATCGGTGACCAAGGGCTATGCCAGCTTCGACTACCAGCTCTCGGAATACCGCGAGGACTTCCTGGTCAAGATGTCGATCTTGGTGAACGACGAGCCGGTGGACGCGCTGTCGATCATGGTCCACCGCGACCGGGCGGAATCGCGCGGCCGGGTGATGGTCGAAAAGCTGAAAGAGCTGATCCCGCGCCACATGTTCAAGATCCCGATCCAGGCGGCCATCGGCTCGCGCGTGATCGCGCGCGAGACGCTGTCGGCGATGCGCAAGGACGTCACCGCGAAATGCTACGGCGGCGACGCGACGCGCAAGAAGAAGCTCTTGGAGAAGCAGAAGGCCGGCAAGAAGAAGATGCGCCAGTTCGGCAAGGTCGAGATCCCGCAGACGGCGTTTATCCAGGCGCTGAAAATGGATGGATGA
- a CDS encoding entericidin A/B family lipoprotein: protein MNRFIAVGTLLAATAVSACETMQGAGRDMQTAGQLLTQQAAESQTQVGSYAPPGPAVTPMPY, encoded by the coding sequence ATGAACAGGTTTATTGCTGTCGGCACGCTTCTGGCAGCGACGGCCGTCTCGGCCTGCGAGACGATGCAGGGCGCCGGGCGCGACATGCAGACCGCCGGGCAACTTCTGACGCAGCAGGCCGCCGAGAGCCAGACCCAGGTCGGCAGCTACGCGCCACCCGGGCCTGCGGTGACCCCCATGCCGTATTGA
- a CDS encoding TraR/DksA family transcriptional regulator, with protein MLTARRNAILAHLEQIEDALDDPLPKDWDDAAIEQQDDEVLQALGNAEQAELKRIDAALRRIADGDYGWCTRCGERIADARLDLLPDTPLCADCAGRG; from the coding sequence ATGCTGACGGCGCGCCGCAATGCCATCCTGGCCCATCTGGAGCAGATCGAAGATGCGTTGGACGATCCGTTGCCCAAGGACTGGGACGATGCCGCCATCGAGCAACAGGATGACGAAGTCCTTCAGGCCCTCGGCAATGCCGAACAGGCCGAGTTGAAACGCATCGACGCCGCGTTGCGCCGGATCGCTGATGGCGACTACGGCTGGTGCACCCGCTGTGGCGAGCGCATCGCTGATGCCCGTCTGGACCTGCTGCCGGACACGCCTCTCTGCGCCGATTGCGCCGGGCGCGGCTAG
- a CDS encoding entericidin A/B family lipoprotein codes for MRPFFQVAPLLALLALAACQTVQGAGRDMQSAGQAISRESQKAQADM; via the coding sequence ATGCGTCCGTTTTTCCAAGTTGCACCGCTTCTGGCGCTGCTGGCCCTGGCTGCTTGCCAGACAGTGCAGGGCGCCGGGCGCGACATGCAGAGCGCAGGACAAGCCATCAGCCGCGAAAGCCAAAAGGCCCAGGCGGACATGTAG
- a CDS encoding alpha/beta fold hydrolase → MLNMIETGVDSDRPPVLLAHGLFGSGRNLGGLARRLGESRRVISVDMRNHGDSFHDSDHGYPALAADLAEVIAARGGTADVLGHSMGGKAAMVLALTRPETVRRLVVMDIAPFAYDHSQTELIDAMQAVDLSGLHLRSEADARLAEQVADPGVRAFLLQSLDLKAQPARWKLNLAALRDQMPLITGWPEMPKAVFPGPALFLAGADSDYCGPAQLRAIREYFPEAQIRIVEGAAHWLHADRPVEVAEAVARFLD, encoded by the coding sequence ATGTTGAACATGATCGAAACAGGGGTGGATTCGGACCGGCCGCCGGTATTGCTGGCACATGGACTGTTCGGATCAGGGCGCAATCTCGGCGGGCTTGCCCGCCGCCTGGGTGAAAGCCGGCGCGTGATCTCGGTCGACATGCGCAACCACGGCGACAGTTTCCACGACTCCGACCACGGCTATCCCGCCCTGGCAGCCGACCTGGCCGAGGTCATCGCGGCACGGGGCGGCACGGCGGACGTGCTTGGCCACTCCATGGGCGGCAAGGCGGCGATGGTGCTGGCCCTGACCCGGCCCGAGACCGTGCGCCGGCTGGTGGTCATGGACATCGCCCCCTTCGCCTATGACCACAGCCAAACCGAGCTGATCGATGCGATGCAAGCCGTCGACCTGTCCGGGCTGCACCTGCGCTCCGAGGCCGATGCCCGTCTGGCCGAACAGGTCGCCGATCCGGGTGTCCGCGCCTTTCTGCTGCAATCGCTGGATCTCAAAGCCCAGCCGGCACGCTGGAAGCTGAACCTGGCCGCGTTGCGCGATCAGATGCCCTTGATCACAGGCTGGCCCGAGATGCCGAAGGCGGTCTTTCCCGGTCCCGCCCTTTTCCTTGCCGGAGCGGATTCCGATTACTGCGGTCCGGCGCAGCTGCGGGCGATCCGGGAATATTTTCCCGAGGCCCAGATCCGCATCGTCGAAGGCGCCGCGCATTGGCTGCATGCCGACCGGCCGGTCGAGGTGGCCGAGGCAGTGGCCCGCTTCCTGGATTGA
- a CDS encoding cupin domain-containing protein: MAIKKFGNYKAPTVAPITEDLDWWHPVEGSPTMKTWIEHQSEDGKFLTGYWEATPGSYRVKYEVDEFIQFFEGKATLIDKDQEPRTFVAGDVFFIEAGFDGIWKTEETVRKAFAIRVR, translated from the coding sequence ATGGCGATCAAGAAATTCGGCAATTACAAGGCGCCTACGGTCGCGCCGATCACCGAGGATCTGGATTGGTGGCATCCGGTCGAGGGCTCGCCCACGATGAAGACCTGGATCGAGCACCAGTCCGAGGACGGCAAGTTCCTGACCGGCTATTGGGAGGCGACCCCCGGCAGCTATCGGGTCAAATACGAGGTGGATGAGTTCATCCAGTTCTTCGAGGGCAAGGCCACGCTGATCGACAAGGACCAGGAGCCGCGCACCTTCGTCGCCGGCGACGTGTTTTTCATCGAGGCCGGTTTCGACGGCATCTGGAAGACCGAGGAAACCGTGCGCAAGGCCTTTGCCATCCGCGTCCGGTAA